A single window of Sparus aurata chromosome 12, fSpaAur1.1, whole genome shotgun sequence DNA harbors:
- the skp2 gene encoding S-phase kinase-associated protein 2 isoform X2 — MPLRDLPCLSPQGSMLSQSKRTNKRKSKGFLSEGLDTECTPTELIQQWSPTHKHQRLLSKGKENDGSQFVLARRSRRKKECTSGISWDHLPDELLLRVLFYLPLQDLLRMSTVCKRWHRLGLDESLWRSVDLEGLTHMDPALQQVLKTGVQRLRCPRSFVEELRFTDTGPLQILHLDLSSSIIPTSALESIICRCRLLECLSLEGLQLSDSIISALSRNPNLLQLNLSGCSGFSAPVLSDMLQSCSSIEQLNVSWCDFNNDHVKSVVHNVSSGITHFNLSGYRESLTLDDVKVLVTRCPNIHTLDLSDSTLLMADSFPVLKQLKYLRHLSLSRCYHIHLAALTDLGQMFPVLCLLDVFGIVQNSHLPSLKKEMPHVSINSRPFSSIARPTPTSRLPGCLSDRTMWSRRCRLRFKL; from the exons ATGCCACTGCGGGATCTGCCCTGCCTGAGTCCTCAGGGCTCCATGTTGTCTCAGTCCAAGAGGACCAACAAACGCAAGTCAAAAGGCTTTCTGAGTGAGGGCCTGGACACTGAATGCACCCCGACAGAGCTCATCCAGCAGTGGTCACCTACCCACAAGCACCAGCGGCTCCTCAGCAAGGGCAAAGAGAACGATGGCAGCCAGTTTGTCCTGGCCAGGAGGtcgaggaggaaaaaagagtgTACATCAG GCATTTCATGGGACCACCTGCCCGACGAGCTGCTTCTCAGAGTCCTCTTCTACCTCCCTCTGCAGGACCTCCTCAGGATGTCCACAGTCTGCAAGCGCTGGCATCGCTTAGG ATTGGACGAGTCTCTGTGGCGCAGTGTGGACCTGGAGGGGCTGACCCACATGGACCCAGCTCTGCAGCAGGTTCTGAAGACTGGAGTCCAGAGGCTGCGCTGCCCTCGCTCCTTCGTGGAAGAGCTGCGTTTCACTGACACGGG CCCACTGCAGATCCTTCATCTTGATCTGTCCAGCTCCATCATCCCCACGTCGGCTCTGGAGAGCATCATCTGTCGCTGCAGGCTGCTGGAGTGTCTGAGCCTGGAGGGCCTGCAGCTCTCAGACTCCATCATCAG CGCTCTGTCCAGGAACCCAAACCTGCTGCAGCTCAACCTGAGTGGCTGCTCCGGCTTCTCTGCTCCAGTTCTGTCTGACATGCTGCAGTCCTGCTCCAG TATAGAGCAGCTGAACGTATCATGGTGCGACTTCAACAATGATCATGTGAAGAGTGTTGTTCATAATGTGAGCTCTGGTATTACTCACTTCAACCTCAGCGGGTACAGAGAGAGCCTCACGCTGGATG atgTGAAGGTGCTGGTGACAAGATGCCCAAACATTCACACTCTAGATTTAAG TGACAGCACTCTGCTGATGGCCGACAGCTTCCCTGTCCTCAAACAACTGAAGTACCTGCGGCATCTGTCCCTGAGTCGCTGCTACCACATTCACCTCGCCGCTCTCAC cgACCTGGGTCAGATGTTCCCCGTTCTGTGCCTGCTGGATGTGTTTGGCATCGTACAGAACAGCCACCTGCCCTCTCTGAAGAAGGAGATGCCTCACGTCTCCATCAACTCCAGGCCCTTCTCCAGCATCGCCCGGCCCACGCCCACCAGCAGGCTCCCCGGCTGCCTCAGCGACCGCACCATGTGGAGCAGGAGGTGCCGGCTGAGGTTCAAACTGTAA
- the skp2 gene encoding S-phase kinase-associated protein 2 isoform X1: protein MPLRDLPCLSPQGSMLSQSKRTNKRKSKGFLSEGLDTECTPTELIQQWSPTHKHQRLLSKGKENDGSQFVLARRSRRKKECTSAGISWDHLPDELLLRVLFYLPLQDLLRMSTVCKRWHRLGLDESLWRSVDLEGLTHMDPALQQVLKTGVQRLRCPRSFVEELRFTDTGPLQILHLDLSSSIIPTSALESIICRCRLLECLSLEGLQLSDSIISALSRNPNLLQLNLSGCSGFSAPVLSDMLQSCSSIEQLNVSWCDFNNDHVKSVVHNVSSGITHFNLSGYRESLTLDDVKVLVTRCPNIHTLDLSDSTLLMADSFPVLKQLKYLRHLSLSRCYHIHLAALTDLGQMFPVLCLLDVFGIVQNSHLPSLKKEMPHVSINSRPFSSIARPTPTSRLPGCLSDRTMWSRRCRLRFKL from the exons ATGCCACTGCGGGATCTGCCCTGCCTGAGTCCTCAGGGCTCCATGTTGTCTCAGTCCAAGAGGACCAACAAACGCAAGTCAAAAGGCTTTCTGAGTGAGGGCCTGGACACTGAATGCACCCCGACAGAGCTCATCCAGCAGTGGTCACCTACCCACAAGCACCAGCGGCTCCTCAGCAAGGGCAAAGAGAACGATGGCAGCCAGTTTGTCCTGGCCAGGAGGtcgaggaggaaaaaagagtgTACATCAG CAGGCATTTCATGGGACCACCTGCCCGACGAGCTGCTTCTCAGAGTCCTCTTCTACCTCCCTCTGCAGGACCTCCTCAGGATGTCCACAGTCTGCAAGCGCTGGCATCGCTTAGG ATTGGACGAGTCTCTGTGGCGCAGTGTGGACCTGGAGGGGCTGACCCACATGGACCCAGCTCTGCAGCAGGTTCTGAAGACTGGAGTCCAGAGGCTGCGCTGCCCTCGCTCCTTCGTGGAAGAGCTGCGTTTCACTGACACGGG CCCACTGCAGATCCTTCATCTTGATCTGTCCAGCTCCATCATCCCCACGTCGGCTCTGGAGAGCATCATCTGTCGCTGCAGGCTGCTGGAGTGTCTGAGCCTGGAGGGCCTGCAGCTCTCAGACTCCATCATCAG CGCTCTGTCCAGGAACCCAAACCTGCTGCAGCTCAACCTGAGTGGCTGCTCCGGCTTCTCTGCTCCAGTTCTGTCTGACATGCTGCAGTCCTGCTCCAG TATAGAGCAGCTGAACGTATCATGGTGCGACTTCAACAATGATCATGTGAAGAGTGTTGTTCATAATGTGAGCTCTGGTATTACTCACTTCAACCTCAGCGGGTACAGAGAGAGCCTCACGCTGGATG atgTGAAGGTGCTGGTGACAAGATGCCCAAACATTCACACTCTAGATTTAAG TGACAGCACTCTGCTGATGGCCGACAGCTTCCCTGTCCTCAAACAACTGAAGTACCTGCGGCATCTGTCCCTGAGTCGCTGCTACCACATTCACCTCGCCGCTCTCAC cgACCTGGGTCAGATGTTCCCCGTTCTGTGCCTGCTGGATGTGTTTGGCATCGTACAGAACAGCCACCTGCCCTCTCTGAAGAAGGAGATGCCTCACGTCTCCATCAACTCCAGGCCCTTCTCCAGCATCGCCCGGCCCACGCCCACCAGCAGGCTCCCCGGCTGCCTCAGCGACCGCACCATGTGGAGCAGGAGGTGCCGGCTGAGGTTCAAACTGTAA